CGAATATGCAGAGCGTTTGTCGGCCTTACATCACGAACTAAAAGATGACTTGTGCATTTTAATGCGGGTGTACTTTGAAAAACCTCGTACCATTGTTGGTTGGAAAGGCTTAATTTCAGATCCAGATTTGGACGGCAGCTTTAGCCCGAATAAAGGCTTGCGTATGGCACGTCAGTTATTACAACAAATCACTGAACTCAAGTTACCTATCGCCACTGAGTTTTTAGACATGGTGAACGGCCAGTACATCGCAGACCTTATTACCTGGGGTGCTATTGGTGCACGTACTACTGAAAGCCAAATTCACCGCGAAATGGCTTCTGCATTGTCTTGCCCTGTTGGCTTTAAAAATGGTACTGACGGTAACATCAATATCGCTGTTGATGCAGTACGTGCCGCACAGGCGCCGCATATTTTTTACTCTCCAGATAAAGACGGCGCTATGGCGGTTTACCGTACCCACGGCAACCCATTTGGACATATTATTTTGCGTGGTGGTAAAACCCCAAATTATTCAGCTGAAGATATTGAAGTTGCACGCGCACAGCTTGAACAAGTGGGCGTAACTCAACGTATGGTGGTTGATTTTAGCCATGGTAACAGTGAGAAACAGCATAAAAATCAGTTAAATGTTGCCGATAGCATTATGGCGCAGCTGCGCAGTGGTAGTACCGCAATTGCTGGTATTATGGCAGAAAGCTTTATGATTGAAGGCAACCAGAAAGTGGTTAAAGACGAACCATTAGTGTATGGCCAAAGTATTACCGATGCGTGTTTGCATTGGGCTGATTCTGAAAAACTTTTACGTGATTTAGCTCAAGCTTCGAAAGAACGCAAAGCCTTACTAGCACAGTAATCGCCCTACTACCGGTTAATGGGCTAGCACACCAAAGCTAACTCAATCCTGTTTATATATCGGCTGATATCGACACTGTATAATATTGTTTAACAATGCCAGTCCCCAGGACTGGCATTGTTGTTTATACATCTCTATCAATAACGTTAATCCTCTTCGAGTAAAGATGCTTTTGACAACACAGAAAATTGTTCACTAATGACCATAAAGCTATCGACCAATTTAGGGTCAAAGTGTTTGCCTTTTCCTTCAAGAATCAACGCCATCGCTTCTTCATGACTAAAAGGCCTTTTGTAACATCGTGGTGAGGTTAATGCATCGTACACATCGACTAAGGCTACAATTCTGGCTGACAACGGGATAGATTCGCCTGCTAACCCATTAGGATAACCACTGCCATCCCACTTTTCATGGTGAGCGCCGGCAATGTCACGTCCCATTCGTATAAATGTGCACTGAGGGGCATACGCTAATAAACTGTTAAGCACTTTTTCTCCAATCACTGGATGAGCCTTAATCTGCTCAAATTCTTCTACCGATAAGCGCCCTGGTTTTAACAAAATATGATCGGCGATACCCACTTTGCCAATATCATGCAAAATGGCTGAGAGGCTAATTTCTTGAATAAAAGCGTCAGTTAACTCTTCTGGAACATGTTCATCGGTTAATCTTTGTTTTGCCAGCATATTGGCATACTGCTGCATTCTAATCAGATGCGCACCGGTTTCATTATCACGATACTCTGCCAATTTAGCTAAGCCCATAACCGTTGCCGTACGAGAGGCTAAAGTGGACTCTAATGAGTGAGTTAACTTACCCAATAAATAAGAGGTCGACTGAGTCACTATTGCATTAGTGACGAGAAAGTTAATCACCACTACGTACCAAATTAAGGTTGAAAACCCGTTTATATCAGGCCATACAACAAGCTCATAATGATAAGCGATACCGATTAATAATAACGATATACCATTAGCCACCAGGGCCCATACCGCCATTTTTTCGCCAAGAAGAATACTGCTCAAAGGAGGGAAAACGAATAACCAGAAAAAACCTGCCCCAGAAGGGCCAATAGCGAGTAAAAACCCGATGCCGATACCAAATGCAAGATAACACCCTATGGTAAATTTTTGTGTATCGCTAATTCGTGGATAAAACAAAATGAATAATAATACCCCGTAAGCCACAGTATCAAATAGTGCCATGCCCCAAAGGTTTTGAACAATACACAGATATACGCTGGTGATGTAAATCGGGATACATAACAAAGCCAACACACTAAACAGTCGCGTGAAAATGATCCGACGCCATATTGGTAAACCATCATCAAAACCATGTTGAATAAGCGGTGCTGTTAACCGAGATGACATATTAATTCCTTTTAAAACGATGTAAATCTAACACCATTACATTCCATTAATCGCGCAAACAGACTTATTTAGATGACCGAGTCGTATAAATGTCAGATCGATTTAAATAACAATATGAGTCAGTAATACGCCAACCTAAGTATTGTTGCTAGACAAGCATTAAGCAAAACTAGGATTAAAATTAATCCATAAAACCAATATTCAACTCATATTCGATTATGATTGTCATTAATTTGGGTGCTTACCATTGCCAATAATCCATAATATTAGCGAAAATATTGACGTTTCATGACGGTGTGATGCGACAATTAACACGCTATAACAAAAAGTAACGTTAGCCACAAAGCCAACGTTACTCCATCACTCCCCACCTATAATAAGGATGTTGTTATGCAAAGTTCGTCTCGTAGTGCTGCTATTTTCGGAATATTAATTGCACTGGGCTTAGGCGCATTAGGCGTATTACTCAAACAAGCCATTGTTGAGTACAAGTTACTCGACCGCAGCGTCACGGTAAAAGGCCTGGCAGAAAATGAATATCCTGCCGACATCGTCATTTGGCCGATACAATTCACCGCAGCCAATAATAATCTCGATGAACTCTACAAACAGCTTGAAACACAAAACAACCAAGTGGTTAACTTTTTAGCCGAACAAAATATCGATCCCAAACAGATCACTCTCGCCGCGCCCACTATTACCGATAAATTGGCGCAACAGTATGGTGGAAATCAACCAATAGAATTGCGCTATACGGCGTCGCAAACCATTACGGTATATTCTAATGACATAGATAAAGTTCGCGGGGCTATGCCTCAATTAACTGAGCTAGGTAAAATGGGAATTGTTTTCTCACAAAATAACTATGATGCCCAAGTCGAATATATTTTCAGCCGCTTAAATGACGTTAAACCGAAAATGATCGAAGAGTCGACCACTAATGCACGTTCAGTTGCTGAAAAATTTGCTACCGATTCACAAAGCCGATTAGGTAAGATAAAAAAAGCGACTCAAGGACAATTCAGCATTAACAATAGAGATAAAAACACGCCATATATTAAACAGGTACGGGTCGTATCTACCATCGAATATTATTTAGCGGATTAACACCATGAAACAATCAATCATTAGAGCCGTTTTCGGCTGTATGAGTTTAATCAGCGTATCACTAATGGCACAGACGCCAATCGTTGCTCCGATTGCGCTTAACAATACCGCCGTAGATAGCAAGAGCAATCAAGTTATTTTTATTGTCAGACATGCCGAAAAACTTGCAGGCAAAGACCCTAGCTTATCCGCACAAGGACAATTAAGAGCCCTGCGTTTAGCTAAAGTACTGTCCAGTACGCATTTAGATAAAGTGTACACAACCGACTATAATCGCACCCGTGAGACAGCCACCGCCGTAACGCAAGATCAGCAAGTGGATTTAAGTGTTTATGACCCACGTGATATGGCGGCATTTACCCAACATCTATTAACTCAACAGGGTAGTATTTTAGTGGTCGGACACAGTAATACTTCAACAGATTTAGTTGAAGGTCTCGGGGCAGAAAAACAAATACCCATTGCAGATGCAAGTGAGTTTGATCGCTTATACATAGTGACCCTCAATGCCAACAAGCAAATGGTTTCTACTGTGTTGTTACGCTATTAACGGGTCATTGAAAGTGAGTAAATGATAGCTGGTAAATGATTGTGAGTGAGTGATGGTTTTTAGCAAAATATAGAGCAGACAAATAGGAGACGGACATGAACCCAATTAAATGTGAGATTTACGATTATATTGAGATCATCTGTTTGTATCGCTATAGGGTCAAACTAACATTAACAGATGGAACCCATCTTCAAGGTCAATTTGATCGAACATTGTATGTCAGTCGCAATCAACAAAAACATGAAGCCATTGCGGGCATTAATCAACAACAGCAAGCGATTGAAGTGATATTAACCGATATCACTTCAATTGATGTTCTCAGCAAAAATGCCTCATTTAGCCATATCTCGTTAATCGAATAGTTTACTCTACCCAACTCATCGGAATATGTACCCTAAAGGCCCGCGAAATTTGGCCCTTGGGTGACTAAACAGGCGCTACGACATCGACAGAGATCCGCGCAATACAGTATAATACGCGGCTTTTTTCGCTGAATTCTTTGTTGAACTGCATAACATTAGGTAGTTGTATGTCCCTTGCTCAAAACCCTGCTCAAACTCAAAACCATTTCCCTGATGACATTGCTGCACGTATTGCTCAATCAGAAGCGCGCGTTATAAAGGCTATTTTCCCGTCTAATACCAATCACCATAACACCTTATTTGGTGGTGATGCTTTAGCATGGATGGATGAAACAGCCTTTATCGCCGCCACCCGTTTTTGTCGTAAATCATTAGTGACCGTCAGTTCTGACCGTATCGATTTTAAAAAAGCGATACCCGCAGGCAGCTTAGCAGAGCTGATTGCTAATGTGATTCATGTTGGTAATACATCACTCAAAGTTGAAGTGAACATTTATGTCGAAGATATGTACAACGATCATCGAGAACATGCAATACGCGGAGTATTTACTTTTGTTGCGGTAGATGAAAACAGAAACCCAACCCAAGTGTGGCCACACAATTAATACACCCTTGCTAATGTAGTCAGATAGATGGCTGCATTAGCACTTTATTTACTCGACTAAAGTCTATAATTTTACGGTTTTTATTCAAATCAATCACAATGTGACATAAAGCAATAGAATACTCGATTACTTTTCTGTTACATTGAGTTTATCTTCACGTGCAACATAGAATAAAAAACGCCATGAAGCTCGAAAATTTAAACATCATCATTGCAGATGATCATCCATTATTCCGTAATGCCTTAAGGCTAGCGCTGAGTAATGCGTTTGAACAAACTCAATGGTTTGAGGCCGATAGTGCCGAAGCGTTACAAAGGGTTCTTGATCAAAAAGAGACCCCATTTGACTTAATCCTGCTGGACCTACAAATGCCTGGATCGCACGGTTACTCAACCCTGATCCACCTTAGAACTCATTATCCAGATATCCCCGTAGTGGTGATATCTGCCCATGAAGACATCAATACCATCAGCCGAGCGATACATTATGGCAGTAGCGGATTCATTCCTAAATCTGCGTCAATGGAAGCGTTGGCAGAAGCATTAAATGCGGTGTTATACGGTGATATTTGGTTGCCAAAAGGTACTCAAATCGTGCCAGTTTCTGATGACCCAACCGATAAAATGGCCAGCCGATTATCAGACTTAACCCCGCAACAATATCGCGTGTTACAGATGTTTGCAGAAGGGTTACTCAACAAACAAATTGCTTATGATTTTGGGGTATCAGAAGCAACCATCAAAGCGCATGCCACGGCGATATTCCGAAAACTGGGTGTTCGCAATCGCACTCAAGCGGTGATAGCATTGCAGCACTTAGAAATGGACAGAATTGATATCTCGTAATGCCTCAATCATTATCGCTACAACAGCTGCCTTTTTCACAAGCGTGTGAAAATAATAAACAGCCTATCTTAACCCTATTGGCAGAGTGGTTTGCCAATAGGCAACATATACTCGAAATAGGCAGTGGCACAGGCCAACACAGCGTCTATTTCGCTGAACACCTTCCTCATGTCCGCTGGCAACCAAGTGACCAACAACATTATTTACCTACCCTACAAGCTCGGCTCAATTTGCAAACACAACCCAACTTACAACAGGCAATCGGGCTTGATGTCACTCAACCATGGCCCCTGCTTGTATCTGATATAGATGCCATATTCAGTGCTAACACCTTGCACATTATGAGTAAGCCAATGGTTGAAGCGTTCTTTGCTGGTGTTGGTAGTGTATTGCTTAATTCAGGCTCATTAGCAGTTTATGGTCCCTTTAATTATCAAGGCCAATTTACCAGTGACAGTAATCAACAATTCAATTTATGGCTGCAACACAACAACCCTGATAGTGGTATCCGTGATATTGAATGGATCTGCCAGTTAGCACAACAACAAGGGCTAATACTTCAAGAAGACATCGCCATGCCAGCCAATAACCGTCTGCTACATTTTAGTAAATAACCTCAACTCTACATTAGAGATGGGTTAAATCGATACAGTGTGATGATTTCAAATCTGTAATATCAAAGCGCGTTATTTTGCTCACAAGGCGAATTGAACTCGTAATCGCTTATCTATGGCAAGTGATGCAATGCTTGGTACTGAATCAATAGCGGTTTGATGTTTACTTATTGACTAAAGTTGACCGTTCACACCCGTAAATCATCCAAACGATTAGTGACTTACTTGCCAAAAACCTTGTAAGCTATCGACTAGAATCAAAATACACAAGGACACTCGCTATGGGTTCGGTTACCACTAAAAGACATCCCAATGGTCTTGATTATGTTGCTGTTGACACAGCACTTTGCCAAGCACGTATTTTTATGCAAGGTGCACAAATAGATCAATTTATACCTGTAGGTAAAGCACCACTATTATGGGTTTCAAGTGCAGATGATTACCAACCTGGTAATGGTATCAGAGGAGGAATCCCCATTTGTTGGCCTTGGTTTGGTATGAGCGACACTCCAGGGTTTCCGCAGCATGGTTTTGCACGAAACAAAACCTGGTCGCTTGAATCAGTCAAAATGCGTAACCAATTAGTAGATTTAGTTTTCACCCTGCCCGCCAGTGAAATGGATAAACAATATTGGCCCCATAATACCCAAGTAAAGGTGTTATTCACCTTAGGCGAAACCTTATCAGTCAGCTTGGTGAATACTAATAATGGAAATGATAACGTGAAGCTTACCCAAGCATTGCATAGCTACTTTCCTATTGAAGATATTCATCAATTGCAAGCGAGTGGCTTTAGCGGGTCACAATACATTGAATTTGGTGAAGGGCCGTTTAAACAAGTCGATGATGTCGTTAAATTTGAACGAGAAACCGACAGGGTTTATACCCTATTAGGTGATACTCAGGAGTTACATACACAAAATGGCACCATTGTAGTCAGTCGCGAAAACAGTCAATCAGCGGTACTTTGGAACCCTTGGATAGACAAGTCGATGCGCCTTTCACGCTTTAATGCAGACGATTACTTAACCATGGTGTGCTTAGAAGCCGCTAACGTGTTGGAGGACTGCGTGGTGTTAGCACCTGGACAAAGTCATACATTAACCACTCATATTGGCTGGAAATAACACACCTAATTGAGTGAGATAAACAGCCATTCAGAGAACGTCATAGCTTTGTAATAGAAAAGGCAACCTAGGTTGCCTTTGTTACTTTCAAATATCCATTTACGATTTCAATACTCTGCCCAATACCATCATAAGCAATTCAACAAGCAACCTCTGATAACCGATAACTGTTTAAGTTAATATTAACTAATGCTTCTATTTTTAGATTTTTTAAACAAGCCAAACCAAAAGGCTGTTTCAAGCAATCCACCTGCCACAAAAAAAGTCACCGCTCCCGTTTGGCTACCGGCTAGATAACACGTTAGTGCAAGCACAATTAAAGTGACTAACAACAATAATCTGTAGGTACCTGTCATATTAATTTCTCTCAATCCTATACATGCACTGTTCAACAATAGTAACAAAACCTATTGATTACATTACCGCTTTATTAAACCACGAGTCAACTAAACTCTCGCCAATAAAAAAGGCAGCCGAAGCTGCCTTTGTTGCAATCTAACCTTAGCTCGGAATAATAAATGGGTACCCCATCTATTAACCTAAATTGAGTTTAATTAGTTTGCAGTAACTTCACAACCTAGTGGGCTGTTTGAGTTTTCATAAACAATGTCACCTATTGGCGCATAGTCAGCGGCAGCAATAGTGCCTTTGTCTTTGAAGAAAGTGTATAACACTTCAGCATCAACATAACCTGTTTGGATTGGGTCTAATGTTGGATAACCGTCACCGCCAGCAGCATTAAAGCTTGGTACAGTGAAGCTATATGAATCAGTGGCACTGTAATCTTTACCATTAATTTCACTGATAGCG
The nucleotide sequence above comes from Shewanella sp. Arc9-LZ. Encoded proteins:
- a CDS encoding 3-deoxy-7-phosphoheptulonate synthase, which encodes MTIKTDELRTTLLSKVISPAQLASEYPLTQNAADYLVAQRREVEAIIAGEDQRLLVIIGPCSIHDTKAALEYAERLSALHHELKDDLCILMRVYFEKPRTIVGWKGLISDPDLDGSFSPNKGLRMARQLLQQITELKLPIATEFLDMVNGQYIADLITWGAIGARTTESQIHREMASALSCPVGFKNGTDGNINIAVDAVRAAQAPHIFYSPDKDGAMAVYRTHGNPFGHIILRGGKTPNYSAEDIEVARAQLEQVGVTQRMVVDFSHGNSEKQHKNQLNVADSIMAQLRSGSTAIAGIMAESFMIEGNQKVVKDEPLVYGQSITDACLHWADSEKLLRDLAQASKERKALLAQ
- a CDS encoding HD-GYP domain-containing protein, whose amino-acid sequence is MSSRLTAPLIQHGFDDGLPIWRRIIFTRLFSVLALLCIPIYITSVYLCIVQNLWGMALFDTVAYGVLLFILFYPRISDTQKFTIGCYLAFGIGIGFLLAIGPSGAGFFWLFVFPPLSSILLGEKMAVWALVANGISLLLIGIAYHYELVVWPDINGFSTLIWYVVVINFLVTNAIVTQSTSYLLGKLTHSLESTLASRTATVMGLAKLAEYRDNETGAHLIRMQQYANMLAKQRLTDEHVPEELTDAFIQEISLSAILHDIGKVGIADHILLKPGRLSVEEFEQIKAHPVIGEKVLNSLLAYAPQCTFIRMGRDIAGAHHEKWDGSGYPNGLAGESIPLSARIVALVDVYDALTSPRCYKRPFSHEEAMALILEGKGKHFDPKLVDSFMVISEQFSVLSKASLLEED
- a CDS encoding SIMPL domain-containing protein; its protein translation is MQSSSRSAAIFGILIALGLGALGVLLKQAIVEYKLLDRSVTVKGLAENEYPADIVIWPIQFTAANNNLDELYKQLETQNNQVVNFLAEQNIDPKQITLAAPTITDKLAQQYGGNQPIELRYTASQTITVYSNDIDKVRGAMPQLTELGKMGIVFSQNNYDAQVEYIFSRLNDVKPKMIEESTTNARSVAEKFATDSQSRLGKIKKATQGQFSINNRDKNTPYIKQVRVVSTIEYYLAD
- a CDS encoding histidine phosphatase family protein, whose product is MKQSIIRAVFGCMSLISVSLMAQTPIVAPIALNNTAVDSKSNQVIFIVRHAEKLAGKDPSLSAQGQLRALRLAKVLSSTHLDKVYTTDYNRTRETATAVTQDQQVDLSVYDPRDMAAFTQHLLTQQGSILVVGHSNTSTDLVEGLGAEKQIPIADASEFDRLYIVTLNANKQMVSTVLLRY
- a CDS encoding Rho-binding antiterminator encodes the protein MNPIKCEIYDYIEIICLYRYRVKLTLTDGTHLQGQFDRTLYVSRNQQKHEAIAGINQQQQAIEVILTDITSIDVLSKNASFSHISLIE
- a CDS encoding acyl-CoA thioesterase, whose protein sequence is MSLAQNPAQTQNHFPDDIAARIAQSEARVIKAIFPSNTNHHNTLFGGDALAWMDETAFIAATRFCRKSLVTVSSDRIDFKKAIPAGSLAELIANVIHVGNTSLKVEVNIYVEDMYNDHREHAIRGVFTFVAVDENRNPTQVWPHN
- a CDS encoding response regulator transcription factor gives rise to the protein MKLENLNIIIADDHPLFRNALRLALSNAFEQTQWFEADSAEALQRVLDQKETPFDLILLDLQMPGSHGYSTLIHLRTHYPDIPVVVISAHEDINTISRAIHYGSSGFIPKSASMEALAEALNAVLYGDIWLPKGTQIVPVSDDPTDKMASRLSDLTPQQYRVLQMFAEGLLNKQIAYDFGVSEATIKAHATAIFRKLGVRNRTQAVIALQHLEMDRIDIS
- a CDS encoding DUF938 domain-containing protein → MPQSLSLQQLPFSQACENNKQPILTLLAEWFANRQHILEIGSGTGQHSVYFAEHLPHVRWQPSDQQHYLPTLQARLNLQTQPNLQQAIGLDVTQPWPLLVSDIDAIFSANTLHIMSKPMVEAFFAGVGSVLLNSGSLAVYGPFNYQGQFTSDSNQQFNLWLQHNNPDSGIRDIEWICQLAQQQGLILQEDIAMPANNRLLHFSK
- a CDS encoding D-hexose-6-phosphate mutarotase, giving the protein MGSVTTKRHPNGLDYVAVDTALCQARIFMQGAQIDQFIPVGKAPLLWVSSADDYQPGNGIRGGIPICWPWFGMSDTPGFPQHGFARNKTWSLESVKMRNQLVDLVFTLPASEMDKQYWPHNTQVKVLFTLGETLSVSLVNTNNGNDNVKLTQALHSYFPIEDIHQLQASGFSGSQYIEFGEGPFKQVDDVVKFERETDRVYTLLGDTQELHTQNGTIVVSRENSQSAVLWNPWIDKSMRLSRFNADDYLTMVCLEAANVLEDCVVLAPGQSHTLTTHIGWK